Proteins encoded within one genomic window of Paludisphaera rhizosphaerae:
- a CDS encoding tetratricopeptide repeat protein: MKPTTWIQARWNRLRAAHRADMPALTVARARELTSRHPECGPAWKLLGTALIALARYDEAEEAIRRATALCPTDRLWIPLAEMGHLHKARGDYETAASWYRRAIDTAPDEAGARIYLGGVLAQAGKLDEAEAAHRAATTCERGCRDEAFLNLGLVLRALDRPEEAARCFEEALRLDPRYLPAKQALRDVLQAMRCRGSRCRKPTPTAV; the protein is encoded by the coding sequence ATGAAGCCGACGACGTGGATTCAAGCCCGCTGGAACCGCCTCCGCGCCGCGCACCGGGCCGACATGCCGGCCCTGACCGTGGCGCGGGCCCGTGAGTTGACGTCCCGCCACCCGGAATGCGGCCCGGCGTGGAAGCTGCTGGGCACCGCGCTGATCGCGCTGGCCCGATACGACGAGGCTGAGGAGGCCATCCGTCGAGCGACGGCGCTCTGCCCGACGGATCGACTCTGGATCCCGCTGGCCGAGATGGGTCATCTCCACAAGGCTCGCGGTGATTACGAAACAGCCGCCTCCTGGTATCGCCGGGCGATCGACACCGCGCCGGACGAGGCCGGGGCGCGCATCTACCTCGGCGGCGTGCTGGCCCAGGCCGGCAAGCTCGACGAGGCCGAGGCCGCCCATCGCGCCGCGACGACCTGCGAACGCGGCTGCCGCGACGAGGCGTTCCTGAACCTGGGCCTGGTTCTCCGCGCCCTCGACCGCCCTGAAGAGGCGGCCCGATGCTTCGAGGAAGCCCTGCGGCTCGACCCGCGATACCTACCGGCCAAGCAGGCGCTCCGCGACGTCCTCCAGGCGATGCGTTGTCGAGGCTCTCGCTGCCGCAAGCCGACGCCCACGGCGGTCTGA
- a CDS encoding DEAD/DEAH box helicase produces MFDLTISPQGHLLLRETSDGSSARGLSKRLLDAYKISAAEGMLQSAGDETDAALPPAYDFARSIGRLYLAELVRVAIADGGEAAPEVPPPMGDLDGVVRRAPPMTGLEYLNVEAVAGWWRDLDALARAESAKRPGGVQEFLRERNPHWRTVGRVTFHLAEHKRDPDYPFAFLATFANGLTPQGKVKHEPLSRALQQYAGERNREAMLKLLIPVSKAAEASPFVRRLVESGDVYRPLAWPARSAYEFLKAVPLFESSGLIVRVPDWWNARKPPRPTVNVKVDVKDSARVGVDALMDFSIGMSLDGESLDPREIAALLESTGGLVPLRGKWVEVDREKINQALEHWKGVERDVQRGGLTFFEGMRLLSGADLTRGDPEAAKEGVREWSGLTPGPVLEETLQRLRSPEAEGETAPPGLQAQLRPYQRAGYGWLRFTTRLGLGACLADDMGLGKTVQVISLLLDLKRDAESRASLLVVPASLIANWKSELAKFAPSLTFAVVHPSEAAIEPDQADTHDLVMTTYGMLVRTEWLRKHRWRLAILDEAQAVKNSGAKQTRAVKELTADARIAMTGTPVENRPSDLWSLFDFLNPGLLGPAKRFASFVKALQSGPTPSFEPLRDLVQPYILRRLKTDKRVIADLPDKTEVNAYCSLSKHQAVLYQHAVDDLAHQLDTIEEGIDRRGLVLSQLMRLKQICNHPAQATGSADYDPDRSGKFHRLAEIAEEIASRQEKVLVFTQFREITEPLAEALARTFGRTGLILHGGTPVKKRKELVDQFQREDGPPFFVLSLKAGGTGLNLTAASHVIHFDRWWNPAVENQATDRAFRIGQKRNVLVHKFVCRGTVEERIDEMIASKSRVAEELVGGDGSSEMLLTEMDNDTLLRFVALDLSRAAEG; encoded by the coding sequence GTGTTCGACCTGACGATCTCGCCTCAGGGGCATCTTCTCCTTCGCGAAACCTCGGACGGGTCCTCGGCTCGCGGCCTCAGCAAGCGGCTGCTAGACGCCTATAAAATCAGCGCTGCAGAGGGGATGCTGCAGTCCGCAGGCGATGAGACCGACGCCGCGCTGCCGCCGGCGTATGACTTCGCTCGTTCCATTGGTCGGCTTTATCTGGCCGAGTTGGTGCGGGTCGCTATTGCCGATGGGGGGGAAGCTGCTCCCGAAGTCCCTCCACCGATGGGCGATCTCGACGGCGTGGTCCGGCGGGCTCCGCCGATGACCGGGCTCGAGTACCTGAACGTCGAGGCGGTCGCAGGCTGGTGGCGGGATCTCGATGCGCTGGCCCGAGCCGAGAGTGCGAAGCGACCCGGCGGCGTGCAGGAGTTCCTTCGAGAACGCAACCCTCATTGGCGGACCGTTGGCCGGGTGACGTTCCACCTGGCGGAGCACAAACGCGATCCTGACTATCCCTTCGCCTTTCTGGCGACGTTCGCCAACGGCCTGACGCCCCAGGGGAAGGTCAAGCACGAGCCCCTCAGCCGGGCGCTTCAGCAGTACGCCGGGGAACGCAACCGCGAGGCCATGCTGAAGCTCTTGATCCCGGTGTCGAAGGCCGCCGAGGCGTCTCCGTTCGTCCGCCGCCTGGTCGAATCGGGCGACGTCTATCGGCCGCTCGCCTGGCCCGCGCGATCGGCCTATGAGTTCCTCAAGGCCGTCCCGTTGTTCGAGTCGAGCGGGCTGATCGTGCGGGTTCCCGACTGGTGGAACGCCCGCAAGCCCCCTCGGCCGACGGTGAACGTCAAGGTCGACGTGAAGGACTCCGCCAGGGTCGGCGTCGACGCCCTGATGGACTTCTCGATTGGGATGAGTCTCGACGGCGAGTCGCTCGACCCACGCGAGATCGCCGCCCTGCTCGAATCCACGGGCGGCCTGGTCCCCCTGCGCGGGAAGTGGGTCGAGGTCGACCGAGAGAAGATCAATCAAGCCCTGGAGCACTGGAAGGGCGTTGAACGTGACGTGCAGCGTGGAGGGCTCACCTTCTTCGAGGGGATGCGGCTCCTCTCCGGGGCCGATCTCACCCGCGGGGATCCGGAGGCCGCCAAGGAGGGCGTTCGCGAGTGGTCGGGCCTGACCCCCGGTCCTGTCCTGGAGGAGACGCTCCAACGGCTGCGATCGCCCGAGGCGGAGGGAGAGACGGCTCCCCCCGGCCTCCAGGCGCAACTGCGGCCCTATCAGAGGGCGGGCTACGGTTGGCTCCGGTTCACGACTCGCCTGGGACTTGGGGCCTGCCTCGCCGATGATATGGGGCTCGGCAAAACGGTCCAGGTGATCTCGCTGTTGCTCGACCTGAAGCGCGACGCCGAGAGTCGCGCCAGCCTGCTCGTCGTGCCTGCCTCGTTGATCGCGAACTGGAAGTCGGAGTTGGCGAAGTTCGCGCCGAGCCTGACGTTCGCGGTCGTCCATCCTTCGGAGGCCGCGATCGAGCCTGACCAGGCCGATACGCACGACCTGGTGATGACGACCTACGGCATGCTCGTCCGCACGGAATGGCTGCGCAAGCATCGCTGGCGGCTGGCGATCCTCGACGAGGCCCAGGCGGTCAAGAACTCGGGGGCGAAGCAGACGAGGGCCGTGAAGGAGCTGACCGCCGACGCCCGGATCGCCATGACGGGCACCCCGGTCGAGAACCGACCGTCCGACCTCTGGTCGTTGTTCGACTTCCTCAACCCCGGTTTGCTTGGCCCGGCGAAGCGGTTCGCCTCCTTCGTCAAGGCTCTTCAGTCCGGACCGACGCCTTCCTTCGAGCCTCTGCGGGACCTCGTCCAGCCGTATATCCTGCGGCGGCTGAAGACCGATAAGCGGGTGATCGCCGACCTTCCCGACAAGACCGAGGTCAACGCCTATTGCTCGCTCAGCAAGCACCAGGCGGTTCTCTATCAGCACGCGGTCGACGACCTGGCTCACCAACTCGACACGATCGAGGAAGGCATCGACCGCCGCGGACTGGTCCTGTCCCAACTGATGCGGCTGAAGCAGATCTGCAACCACCCCGCCCAGGCGACGGGCTCGGCCGACTACGACCCCGACCGCAGCGGCAAATTCCACCGGCTGGCCGAGATCGCCGAGGAGATCGCGTCCCGGCAGGAGAAGGTGCTGGTCTTCACCCAGTTCCGCGAGATCACCGAACCCCTTGCCGAGGCTCTCGCGCGGACCTTCGGCCGCACCGGACTGATCCTCCACGGCGGCACCCCCGTCAAGAAGCGGAAGGAACTCGTCGATCAGTTCCAGCGCGAGGACGGGCCGCCGTTCTTCGTGCTCTCGCTGAAGGCGGGCGGAACCGGACTGAACCTGACGGCGGCCTCGCACGTGATCCACTTCGACCGCTGGTGGAATCCGGCCGTCGAGAACCAGGCGACCGACCGGGCCTTCCGGATCGGCCAGAAGCGGAACGTGCTCGTCCACAAGTTCGTCTGCCGGGGGACGGTCGAGGAGCGGATCGACGAGATGATCGCGTCCAAGAGCCGCGTGGCGGAGGAACTCGTGGGCGGCGACGGCTCGAGTGAAATGTTGCTGACGGAAATGGACAATGATACGCTGCTTCGATTCGTCGCGTTGGACCTTTCGCGAGCGGCGGAGGGCTGA
- a CDS encoding SWIM zinc finger family protein, whose product MGWYYDYKPYVPVAQRRVQAAREVEKRRKAGQKISPVVVEGQKIAKSFWGLSWCTNLERYSDYANRLPRGRTYVRNGSVVDLQIAEGKITALVSGSELYTLKIEVAPLPKARWEAFKKRCSGAIGSLVELLQGKLSKDVMALATDPKEGLFPAPSDIKLSCSCPDGARMCKHVAAVMYGVGNRLDASPELLFVLRGVNHEELIEQALPASPTASEGGSPTIAADDLGSIFGIEIDDAAPVSPVAIKPAARAPKKKSAKAAEPAKKAPAASVKSGQGQAAGSTAASRKSAKKSKATVAKESPTASKPATAPKRATVKKVDAATAKAKAAAAKTPAAKKPTSPKQPKSKAAARKK is encoded by the coding sequence ATGGGTTGGTACTACGACTACAAACCCTACGTCCCCGTGGCCCAGCGACGTGTCCAGGCGGCGCGCGAGGTCGAGAAGCGTCGCAAGGCCGGACAGAAAATCTCTCCAGTCGTCGTCGAGGGCCAGAAGATCGCCAAGAGCTTCTGGGGCCTGTCGTGGTGCACGAACCTGGAGCGATACAGCGACTACGCGAATCGGCTGCCTCGGGGGCGGACCTACGTCCGCAACGGATCGGTCGTCGACCTCCAGATCGCCGAAGGGAAGATCACGGCGCTGGTCAGCGGGTCGGAGTTGTACACCCTCAAGATCGAGGTCGCCCCGCTGCCGAAGGCTCGATGGGAAGCCTTCAAGAAGCGATGCAGCGGCGCGATCGGCTCGCTCGTCGAGCTGCTCCAGGGGAAGCTCTCCAAGGATGTGATGGCCCTGGCGACCGACCCGAAGGAAGGGCTCTTTCCCGCACCGAGCGACATCAAGCTGTCGTGCAGTTGCCCAGACGGCGCCCGGATGTGCAAGCACGTCGCCGCCGTGATGTATGGCGTCGGCAACCGCCTCGACGCGTCGCCGGAACTGCTCTTCGTTCTTCGCGGTGTGAACCATGAGGAGTTGATCGAACAGGCTCTCCCCGCCTCGCCGACGGCTTCCGAGGGCGGTTCGCCGACGATTGCGGCGGACGATCTGGGTTCCATCTTCGGCATCGAGATCGACGACGCGGCGCCTGTGAGTCCCGTCGCAATCAAGCCCGCCGCCCGAGCTCCGAAGAAGAAGAGCGCCAAGGCGGCGGAGCCCGCGAAGAAAGCCCCCGCCGCTTCGGTGAAGTCCGGCCAGGGCCAGGCTGCGGGCTCGACGGCAGCCAGCCGCAAGAGCGCGAAGAAATCCAAGGCGACCGTCGCGAAGGAGTCGCCGACCGCGTCGAAGCCGGCGACTGCGCCAAAGCGGGCGACCGTGAAAAAGGTCGATGCGGCGACTGCGAAGGCGAAGGCGGCTGCTGCAAAGACACCGGCTGCGAAAAAGCCGACGTCGCCTAAGCAGCCGAAGTCAAAGGCGGCAGCCAGGAAGAAATAG
- a CDS encoding histidine kinase: MSQLPRDGSADGGLSGSLLRFIDEGQLEPLRQALSGFNHRCRNMLNSMKMGFYLTKRAATGPMPERWEELSLTYTEVERLFDVIQAIYRTMSLTLVRQPFRAMVDERRETWRGLFERRGLTLTIEPPSRESAGEFDAMRLASALDGFIAWRASLLRPGGGAVLSWSTSGGRFQVTWKEASGSAAPPEPAIPTPPHAALSATTRSLSLPLLARVIVEHHGRLSWTPGADVEAYFWWPQAVSEPAAPSGAGFVPTAHSPLTPTLG, from the coding sequence ATGTCGCAACTCCCGCGTGATGGATCGGCGGACGGCGGATTGAGCGGCTCCCTGCTGCGGTTCATCGACGAAGGACAGCTCGAACCGCTGCGGCAGGCGCTCAGCGGGTTCAACCATCGCTGCCGCAACATGCTCAACAGCATGAAGATGGGCTTTTATCTGACGAAGCGGGCGGCGACCGGTCCGATGCCGGAGCGTTGGGAAGAGCTGAGCCTGACCTACACCGAGGTAGAGCGGTTGTTCGACGTGATCCAGGCGATCTACCGGACGATGTCGCTCACCCTCGTCCGCCAGCCGTTTCGTGCGATGGTGGACGAGCGTCGAGAGACCTGGCGTGGGCTTTTTGAACGCCGGGGTTTGACGCTGACGATCGAGCCGCCGTCGCGCGAGTCGGCCGGGGAGTTTGACGCCATGCGGCTCGCGTCAGCGCTGGACGGCTTCATCGCCTGGCGAGCTTCGCTGCTCCGTCCGGGGGGCGGGGCGGTCCTCTCGTGGTCGACGTCCGGCGGCCGCTTCCAGGTGACCTGGAAGGAAGCATCTGGTTCTGCAGCTCCACCCGAGCCCGCAATTCCCACTCCCCCCCATGCGGCGTTGTCCGCCACCACTCGGTCGTTGTCCCTGCCGCTGTTGGCTCGGGTGATCGTCGAGCATCACGGCCGGCTTTCCTGGACGCCTGGCGCCGACGTCGAGGCGTACTTCTGGTGGCCTCAGGCCGTCTCCGAGCCCGCGGCGCCCTCTGGGGCCGGCTTCGTCCCCACCGCCCACTCGCCGCTGACGCCCACCCTCGGCTGA
- a CDS encoding ParB/RepB/Spo0J family partition protein gives MNKRRLGRGLEALLGREEGGFEPGSLEESELLHVAVDQIDPNPYQPRRHFAPAELATLADSIRQHGILQPILVRAVGDRYQLIAGERRLRASIEAQVHDIPARVMELDDQRVFELAMVENLQREDLNAVDKATAFREYLSRYGGTQEELASRLGLDRSTISNLIRLLDLPEEVLNAVRDNEITQGHARALLGLPDAESQVAGLRRVIAERLSVRQTEALVATGVPTPAKTRIRKDSAHVEKSPHLLELEQQLHQRFGTAVLIRSRTPQKGQFIIDYNSQEEFDRVSSLIRGG, from the coding sequence GTGAATAAACGACGCCTGGGACGTGGACTCGAGGCCCTCTTGGGACGCGAAGAAGGGGGATTCGAGCCCGGGTCGCTGGAGGAGTCGGAGCTGCTCCACGTCGCCGTGGACCAGATCGACCCGAATCCGTACCAGCCCCGACGCCACTTCGCCCCCGCCGAACTGGCCACCCTCGCGGACTCGATCCGCCAGCACGGGATCCTCCAGCCGATCCTCGTGCGGGCCGTCGGCGACCGTTACCAGCTCATCGCCGGCGAGCGTCGGCTCCGCGCCAGCATCGAGGCCCAGGTCCACGACATCCCCGCCCGGGTGATGGAGCTGGACGACCAGCGGGTCTTCGAACTGGCCATGGTTGAGAACCTCCAGCGCGAGGATCTCAACGCCGTCGACAAGGCGACCGCCTTCCGCGAGTACCTCTCGCGTTACGGCGGCACTCAGGAGGAGCTCGCCAGCCGACTCGGGCTGGACCGCTCCACGATCTCCAACCTGATCCGCCTGCTGGACCTTCCGGAAGAGGTCCTCAACGCGGTTCGCGACAACGAGATCACACAAGGGCACGCCCGAGCCCTGCTGGGCTTGCCCGACGCCGAGAGCCAGGTCGCCGGCCTCCGACGGGTCATCGCCGAGCGTCTCTCTGTCCGCCAGACCGAGGCCCTCGTCGCCACCGGCGTCCCGACCCCGGCCAAAACCCGCATCCGCAAGGACTCGGCCCACGTCGAAAAGTCCCCGCATCTCCTGGAGCTGGAGCAGCAGCTCCATCAGCGGTTCGGCACGGCGGTCTTGATTCGTTCCCGAACCCCCCAGAAGGGCCAGTTCATCATCGACTACAACTCCCAGGAGGAGTTCGACCGCGTCTCCTCGCTCATCCGGGGCGGCTGA
- a CDS encoding RNA polymerase sigma factor, with product MLPSFLRSIYETGTRRLIIFCDAPQPFTEERRRRFGEKIRRTPYPNRVCVQYSSVIQSTGGSGMTRTAASQGREHAKLFERLFDEGSALGLTEAQLVDRFAANRDESAFAALVDRHGPMVLGVCRRFLRDPNDVDDAFQAVFLILARKAAGLREKELLANWLYGVACRVAIRSRATAARRAVGDPGDRLETDARKPTAVPPAEILARLEDEARLHEEVGRLPTRYRAPVVACYFEGKTHEEAAASLGCPVGTVKGRLARARDLLRRRLERRGVVAPAALVSATLAATDLRAAVPPALAAQAVATSLALTVTPAAWMTAAALSTPARSLAQGVIQAMLYSHLKVISIPTLLLGSALVGGASLAAPWQEGVATKDEKTSPIVRAIEKPPAPSQPGELGPEDVLERINQAALRYRRSIEDAELDGADALSNGDARVQPELSTILERHRHRLDQIIKDVQATVAPDEPSRSLLALLAGFLAREPQTNHPDPGRIRRITTETMVALNGTYNEFRRAIDWAREDDQEAKDPAVRAKAAERYVMRIKMIIGKPSESAPNDEAASGLIKAYADYLMHFITIDEKTAFKRILTANEARGRSKVGAVTKSEGPDQAQSTTPQSPKPVADQPASQPQSTPVTNDADGGGGFGGGGGFGGPGPDQIRQDIAGLAAMIGKVDEDPASAAVRGALNLPATLRAGAGSTLGSLLNQIKKSQFAEGKKIPVYVDPVGLEDANATLDSPVSIDLEDVPLRFSLRVVLKQLGLAYCVRDGVLIISSIEGIQQELLEAEKEMIGLHPDKVIITPNGPTLQGMGRPGGMM from the coding sequence TTGCTCCCGTCATTCCTACGCAGCATATACGAAACCGGGACACGCCGCTTAATTATTTTTTGCGACGCCCCCCAGCCCTTTACTGAGGAGAGACGGCGGCGTTTCGGCGAGAAAATTCGGAGAACGCCGTATCCGAATCGCGTCTGCGTGCAGTACTCGTCGGTCATCCAGTCGACGGGAGGGAGCGGAATGACGCGAACCGCAGCGTCTCAGGGGCGCGAACACGCGAAGTTGTTCGAGCGGTTGTTCGACGAGGGATCGGCGCTGGGGCTGACCGAGGCTCAGCTCGTGGACCGGTTCGCGGCCAATCGCGATGAATCGGCGTTCGCGGCGTTGGTCGACCGTCACGGACCGATGGTCCTGGGCGTCTGCCGGCGGTTCCTTCGAGATCCAAACGACGTCGACGACGCGTTTCAGGCGGTCTTCCTGATCCTCGCCCGCAAGGCGGCCGGGCTGAGGGAGAAGGAGTTGCTGGCGAACTGGCTCTACGGCGTCGCCTGCCGCGTGGCGATCCGCTCCCGGGCGACGGCCGCTCGAAGGGCGGTCGGCGATCCTGGCGATCGGCTCGAAACCGATGCCAGGAAGCCGACAGCCGTCCCTCCCGCCGAGATCCTCGCCCGCCTTGAGGACGAAGCGAGGCTGCATGAGGAAGTCGGCCGGCTGCCGACGCGCTATCGCGCGCCGGTGGTGGCCTGCTACTTCGAGGGCAAGACGCACGAGGAAGCCGCCGCCTCTCTCGGCTGCCCGGTGGGGACGGTCAAAGGCCGATTAGCCCGCGCCCGCGACCTGCTCCGGCGTCGGCTGGAGCGGCGCGGGGTCGTCGCGCCGGCCGCGTTGGTATCAGCGACGTTGGCCGCGACCGACCTCCGCGCCGCCGTCCCCCCCGCCCTGGCGGCGCAGGCGGTGGCAACCTCCCTCGCCCTGACCGTCACCCCCGCCGCCTGGATGACTGCCGCGGCGCTTTCGACCCCGGCTCGTTCTCTGGCTCAAGGAGTCATCCAGGCCATGTTATATTCGCACTTGAAGGTGATCTCGATCCCCACGCTCCTGCTCGGATCCGCCCTCGTCGGCGGGGCCAGCCTGGCCGCGCCATGGCAGGAAGGCGTCGCTACGAAGGACGAGAAGACTTCGCCGATCGTCAGAGCGATCGAGAAGCCTCCGGCCCCCTCTCAGCCTGGCGAATTGGGACCGGAGGACGTTCTGGAACGGATCAACCAGGCGGCGCTGAGGTACAGGCGATCCATTGAGGACGCGGAACTGGACGGAGCCGACGCACTCAGCAATGGCGACGCAAGGGTTCAGCCCGAGCTTTCGACAATCCTGGAGCGCCATCGTCACCGACTCGACCAGATCATCAAGGATGTGCAGGCGACGGTCGCCCCCGACGAACCTTCGCGAAGCCTCCTCGCCTTACTCGCCGGCTTTCTGGCCCGCGAGCCGCAAACCAACCATCCGGACCCGGGCCGCATCAGGCGCATTACCACGGAAACGATGGTCGCGCTCAACGGTACTTATAACGAATTCCGGCGCGCGATCGATTGGGCCCGCGAGGACGACCAGGAGGCCAAGGATCCAGCCGTTCGCGCGAAGGCTGCGGAACGCTACGTGATGCGGATCAAGATGATCATCGGAAAGCCCTCAGAATCGGCGCCCAATGACGAGGCTGCGTCAGGACTTATCAAAGCCTACGCAGACTACCTCATGCACTTCATCACCATCGACGAGAAAACCGCCTTCAAACGGATTCTCACCGCCAACGAAGCGCGAGGACGCTCGAAAGTCGGTGCCGTCACCAAGTCTGAGGGACCGGATCAGGCCCAATCGACGACCCCGCAGTCCCCTAAGCCCGTGGCGGACCAACCCGCCTCTCAGCCTCAATCAACCCCCGTGACGAACGACGCCGATGGGGGTGGGGGTTTCGGAGGCGGCGGCGGTTTCGGCGGACCCGGTCCGGACCAGATCCGCCAGGATATCGCCGGCCTCGCCGCGATGATCGGCAAGGTGGACGAGGATCCCGCGTCGGCAGCCGTGCGGGGGGCCCTCAACCTGCCAGCCACGTTGAGGGCGGGAGCGGGCTCGACGCTCGGGTCGTTGCTCAACCAGATCAAGAAATCTCAATTCGCCGAGGGAAAGAAGATCCCGGTCTACGTCGACCCGGTGGGACTTGAGGACGCCAACGCAACGCTCGATTCGCCGGTGTCGATCGACCTGGAGGACGTGCCGCTGCGGTTCTCGCTGCGGGTGGTCCTCAAGCAGCTCGGCCTGGCGTATTGCGTCCGCGACGGCGTCCTGATCATCAGCTCGATCGAGGGGATCCAGCAGGAGCTCCTCGAAGCGGAGAAGGAGATGATCGGGCTCCATCCCGACAAGGTGATCATCACGCCGAATGGACCGACCTTGCAGGGGATGGGCCGACCCGGCGGGATGATGTGA
- the rpiA gene encoding ribose-5-phosphate isomerase RpiA, translating to MSVTLEADVAKAHAARSAAGLVEPGMIVGLGSGSTAALMVKRLGERVAEEGLEFVGVPTSVSTAELAREVGIPLRDVDDVPSVDLNIDGADEIDPQYRMIKGRGGALLREKLVACIAKRRVTIVSPEKVVSRLGAEMPVPVEVSRLGHRHVEQRLKKLGATTTLRRTPEGMIFVTDGGNVIIDCGFPALADPETLEAGLKAVVGVFETGLFLGLCDVLVIGRPEGAEQIVTRARRWTGCA from the coding sequence ATGAGCGTGACACTGGAAGCGGACGTGGCGAAGGCCCACGCGGCAAGGAGCGCCGCTGGTCTGGTTGAGCCCGGGATGATCGTCGGTTTGGGGTCGGGCTCAACGGCCGCCCTGATGGTGAAACGGTTGGGCGAACGCGTGGCCGAGGAAGGCCTGGAGTTCGTCGGCGTCCCCACAAGCGTCTCCACGGCGGAGTTGGCCCGCGAGGTCGGCATCCCGCTGCGCGACGTCGACGACGTTCCCTCCGTCGATCTGAACATCGACGGAGCCGACGAGATCGACCCGCAATACCGCATGATCAAGGGGCGGGGCGGGGCCCTTCTGCGCGAGAAGCTCGTCGCCTGCATCGCCAAGCGGCGGGTCACAATCGTCTCACCGGAGAAAGTCGTGTCGCGGCTTGGAGCCGAGATGCCCGTCCCGGTCGAGGTGAGCCGCCTGGGCCACCGGCACGTCGAGCAGCGTCTCAAGAAGCTGGGTGCGACGACGACCCTCCGGCGTACGCCTGAGGGAATGATCTTCGTCACCGACGGCGGCAACGTGATCATCGACTGCGGATTCCCGGCGCTGGCCGACCCGGAGACGCTCGAAGCCGGCCTCAAGGCGGTCGTCGGCGTCTTCGAGACGGGCCTCTTCCTGGGGCTCTGCGACGTGCTGGTCATCGGCCGCCCCGAGGGCGCCGAGCAGATCGTCACCCGAGCCCGCCGTTGGACGGGTTGCGCCTGA
- the ycaC gene encoding isochorismate family cysteine hydrolase YcaC has protein sequence MSEAFKYRRLDKNDAAVLLVDHQSGLCNLVRDYSTHDFKNIVLALANSAKYFNLPTILTTSFEDGPNGPLMPEIKALFPEAPYIARPGQINAWDNADFVKAIKDTGKRQLIIAGVVTEVCVAFPALSAIEEGFDVFVVADASGTFNKTTRDAAWARMQAAGVQLMTWFGVACELHRDWRNDVAGLAALFAKHLPSYANLISSYDARK, from the coding sequence ATGAGCGAGGCGTTCAAGTACCGCCGACTCGACAAGAACGACGCCGCCGTCCTGCTGGTCGATCACCAGTCGGGGTTGTGCAACCTCGTCCGCGACTACTCGACCCACGACTTCAAGAACATCGTCCTGGCGCTGGCGAACTCGGCAAAGTACTTCAACCTCCCCACCATCCTGACGACCAGCTTCGAGGACGGGCCGAACGGGCCGCTCATGCCCGAGATCAAGGCCCTCTTCCCGGAGGCCCCGTACATCGCCCGCCCGGGACAGATCAACGCCTGGGACAACGCCGACTTCGTCAAGGCGATCAAGGACACGGGGAAGAGGCAGCTGATCATCGCGGGGGTGGTCACCGAGGTCTGCGTGGCCTTCCCCGCGCTCTCGGCGATCGAGGAAGGGTTCGACGTCTTCGTCGTGGCCGACGCATCCGGGACGTTCAACAAGACGACCCGAGATGCCGCCTGGGCGCGGATGCAGGCGGCCGGCGTTCAGCTCATGACGTGGTTCGGCGTCGCCTGCGAACTGCACCGCGACTGGCGGAACGACGTCGCCGGCCTGGCGGCCCTCTTCGCCAAGCATCTTCCCAGCTACGCCAACTTAATCAGCAGCTACGACGCCCGGAAATGA
- a CDS encoding acyl-CoA thioesterase, translating to MAPSDPHDAETVTHRLVLPRDANHHGTLYAGSLLSLALEAGYSTAYRAAGLDANLVLKRVLDLRCYVPVPIGRVIQIRGRQIHRGTAQIVVALWGPPLSDKAPPWMDGVMQFVHVDLEGRPEPLAEGPYEHHEELGHPWHRLRERTRKLLHVRR from the coding sequence ATGGCACCTTCGGATCCGCACGACGCCGAGACGGTGACCCACCGCCTCGTCTTGCCCCGCGACGCCAATCATCACGGAACGCTCTACGCCGGGTCGCTCCTGTCGCTCGCCTTGGAAGCCGGATACTCCACGGCCTACCGCGCGGCGGGCCTCGACGCCAATCTCGTCCTCAAACGCGTACTTGACCTCCGGTGCTACGTCCCGGTTCCGATCGGTCGCGTGATCCAGATCCGGGGTCGCCAGATCCATCGCGGAACGGCGCAAATCGTCGTCGCTCTCTGGGGGCCACCCCTCAGCGACAAAGCGCCGCCGTGGATGGACGGTGTCATGCAATTTGTACATGTGGATCTCGAAGGTCGTCCGGAACCGCTGGCCGAGGGACCTTATGAGCACCACGAGGAACTTGGCCATCCCTGGCACCGTCTCCGCGAGCGAACGCGAAAGCTCCTACATGTGCGTCGATGA